Proteins from one Clostridiales bacterium genomic window:
- a CDS encoding mannose-6-phosphate isomerase: MHIELLKLVPAVKDYIWGGTNLAKYWNKKFNSEKIAETWELSLHPDGLSRTEGGDYGGKTLKELLDQWGDEAIGKSASLFPMFPMLIKLIDTNELLSIQVHPDDDYAHKHEQQFGKNEAWYVLDAKEGAGVYLGFKTTVTKDQVRKSIEDGTLLDLLQFYPAKPGDVFYIPAGTVHTLGPGLTIVEIQQNSNVTYRLFDYNRADKDGKPRELHIDKALDVAILEPYNYEKPKLADRAMRQLATDRYFTVREVKNSSIFKRQIDDSFCAILFLEGSGEITDGLNKHQFQKGDTFFVPAKIPFKIMGESRFLEVFV; the protein is encoded by the coding sequence ATGCATATTGAATTATTAAAACTTGTTCCAGCGGTAAAAGATTACATATGGGGCGGAACCAACCTAGCTAAGTATTGGAACAAAAAATTTAATAGTGAAAAGATTGCTGAAACTTGGGAATTATCGCTACATCCGGACGGATTAAGTAGGACGGAAGGTGGAGATTATGGCGGAAAAACTTTGAAAGAGCTTTTGGACCAATGGGGCGATGAGGCTATAGGCAAAAGCGCTTCGCTGTTTCCTATGTTTCCTATGCTTATAAAGTTAATTGATACTAACGAGCTATTATCTATTCAGGTGCATCCCGACGACGATTACGCGCATAAGCATGAACAACAATTTGGAAAAAATGAAGCTTGGTATGTTTTGGACGCTAAAGAAGGAGCTGGGGTTTATTTGGGCTTTAAAACTACGGTCACAAAAGATCAAGTAAGAAAAAGCATAGAAGACGGCACATTGTTGGATTTGCTTCAATTTTATCCCGCCAAGCCCGGCGATGTCTTTTATATCCCCGCGGGAACAGTCCATACGCTTGGGCCGGGATTGACTATAGTTGAAATTCAACAAAATTCCAATGTTACTTATCGGTTGTTTGATTACAACCGCGCGGACAAAGACGGCAAGCCTCGCGAATTGCACATTGACAAAGCTTTGGATGTCGCCATACTTGAACCTTACAATTATGAAAAGCCAAAACTTGCCGACAGGGCTATGCGTCAATTAGCGACCGATAGATATTTTACCGTCCGGGAGGTTAAAAACAGCTCAATATTCAAAAGACAAATTGACGACAGCTTCTGCGCCATCTTGTTCTTGGAAGGAAGCGGCGAAATAACCGACGGACTTAATAAGCATCAATTCCAAAAAGGCGATACATTTTTTGTTCCCGCTAAAATACCTTTTAAGATAATGGGCGAGTCAAGATTTTTGGAAGTGTTTGTTTAA
- a CDS encoding UTP--glucose-1-phosphate uridylyltransferase translates to MVTKGVILCGGLGTRFLPITKAVPKEMLPIIDRPVVDYIVDEAVNSGIKEILIIISPNKDCIKEYYQPNPELYQKLMESGKYDYARVIDQIPKKAKISFDVQYIPKGSGDALLIAQEFVGGEPFALMLGDDVMYNDQNPVIKQLISVYKKYQKTVLGVQRRTLPEIFRYGVIDVLTQLEPDVYDMKGILEKPSSAEDLTSDLATLGRYIITPEIFEILKRTPLGINNELQLTDGLNLLAKQSGALAYVFEGRRYDMGNKLGSLEAITEYALRDQELGQAYKEYLKELLKNIQ, encoded by the coding sequence ATGGTAACAAAAGGCGTTATTTTATGCGGCGGGTTGGGCACAAGGTTTTTGCCTATTACAAAAGCCGTTCCTAAAGAAATGCTGCCTATAATAGATAGACCCGTAGTTGATTACATAGTGGACGAAGCGGTTAACTCAGGCATAAAAGAGATATTGATAATAATAAGTCCCAACAAAGATTGCATAAAAGAGTATTACCAACCTAATCCCGAGCTTTATCAAAAGCTTATGGAAAGCGGTAAATATGACTATGCCCGCGTTATAGACCAAATCCCCAAAAAAGCCAAAATATCTTTTGATGTGCAATATATCCCCAAAGGCAGCGGCGACGCGTTATTAATCGCCCAAGAATTTGTAGGCGGCGAGCCTTTTGCCTTGATGCTTGGGGACGATGTTATGTATAACGACCAAAACCCCGTCATAAAACAGCTAATAAGCGTTTATAAAAAATACCAAAAAACTGTCTTAGGCGTGCAAAGAAGGACTCTCCCCGAAATTTTCCGTTACGGCGTAATTGATGTTTTGACGCAACTTGAGCCCGATGTGTATGATATGAAAGGCATTTTGGAAAAACCATCTTCCGCGGAGGACTTGACAAGCGACTTAGCCACTTTGGGCAGATATATTATCACCCCTGAAATATTTGAAATCTTGAAAAGAACGCCTTTGGGCATAAATAACGAACTCCAGCTTACCGACGGTCTTAATCTCTTGGCCAAACAAAGCGGCGCGTTGGCTTATGTCTTTGAGGGCAGAAGATACGATATGGGCAATAAATTAGGCAGCTTGGAAGCCATAACCGAATACGCCCTCCGCGACCAAGAACTTGGCCAAGCCTATAAAGAATATTTGAAGGAGTTGTTAAAGAATATCCAATAA
- a CDS encoding UDP-N-acetylglucosamine--N-acetylmuramyl-(pentapeptide) pyrophosphoryl-undecaprenol N-acetylglucosamine transferase: protein MRKAKIVLCGGGTAGHIMPHLALIDGLKEIFGEIHYIGSVGGMEKSLIANLPDVFYYEIVCAKLRRSLSPKNLAIPFKLAQGIFQARKLMKKIKPDVIFSKGGYAAVPVVWAAPKNCKIFIHESDMSLGLANRLCLPKADKVFLTFDNLKLKKGIYTGMPLRAQIYKGNKQKIFDQLKIGRRKVLLVMGGSQGSKKINDALRQIIDKLIIKYDVIHITGKGNLDGRYNYSGYLQLEFCQNINDIYAASDIVVSRAGSTAISELIALKKPALLIPLPKKQSRGDQIQNAKYFCDKGLAKMLLQEDLTPQSLYDNIVSLEADRQRYIQNMQNVKYPDGRIKILKILTDAIK, encoded by the coding sequence ATGCGAAAAGCAAAAATAGTCTTATGCGGCGGAGGCACGGCGGGGCATATAATGCCGCATCTAGCGTTAATTGACGGGTTAAAAGAAATTTTTGGCGAAATCCATTACATAGGCTCGGTTGGCGGAATGGAAAAAAGCCTGATAGCTAATTTGCCCGATGTTTTCTATTATGAGATTGTTTGCGCAAAATTAAGACGCTCCCTATCGCCCAAAAACCTCGCGATACCCTTTAAGCTGGCGCAGGGCATATTTCAAGCCCGAAAACTTATGAAAAAAATAAAGCCCGATGTAATTTTCTCTAAGGGCGGTTATGCCGCCGTTCCTGTCGTTTGGGCGGCGCCCAAAAACTGCAAGATTTTTATTCACGAATCAGATATGAGTTTGGGGCTTGCCAATAGACTATGCTTGCCCAAAGCGGATAAAGTTTTTTTGACTTTTGATAATTTGAAGCTAAAAAAAGGGATATATACGGGAATGCCTTTGAGGGCGCAAATATACAAGGGCAACAAACAAAAAATATTTGACCAATTAAAAATCGGCAGGCGGAAAGTCTTGCTTGTTATGGGCGGCTCCCAAGGATCTAAAAAAATTAACGATGCGTTAAGGCAAATTATAGATAAACTTATCATAAAATACGATGTTATACATATTACGGGCAAAGGCAATCTAGACGGCAGATATAACTATTCAGGATATCTTCAGCTTGAGTTTTGCCAAAACATCAACGACATTTACGCGGCAAGCGATATTGTAGTAAGCCGCGCGGGATCGACGGCGATAAGCGAATTGATCGCGTTAAAAAAACCTGCGCTGTTAATCCCCTTGCCCAAAAAGCAATCGCGCGGCGACCAAATTCAAAACGCGAAATATTTTTGCGATAAAGGTCTTGCCAAAATGTTGCTTCAAGAAGATTTAACGCCTCAAAGTTTGTATGATAACATTGTGTCTTTGGAAGCCGATAGACAGCGATATATCCAAAATATGCAAAATGTCAAATATCCCGACGGCAGAATAAAGATATTAAAAATTTTAACCGACGCCATAAAATAA
- a CDS encoding epoxyqueuosine reductase QueH encodes MKILMHMCCAPCAAYPSQKLLQDKHDVFGLFFNPNIHPIEEYQKRRDALIEFSKKTAIPIELIDGFMQSEWEMFSGTDDERCQMCYSIRLQLAAKYALDNKFDAYTTSLLVSPYQKHDLIKELGQKIGHNVGIPFYYEDFKTGYRAGQQRVKELGLYRQKYCGCIISYNNTILKKVQ; translated from the coding sequence ATGAAAATACTAATGCATATGTGCTGCGCGCCTTGCGCGGCATATCCGAGCCAAAAACTACTTCAAGACAAACATGATGTTTTTGGCTTGTTCTTTAATCCAAACATCCATCCCATAGAAGAATACCAAAAAAGACGGGACGCCTTAATAGAGTTTTCTAAAAAAACCGCCATTCCTATAGAATTAATAGACGGTTTTATGCAGTCCGAATGGGAAATGTTTAGCGGAACGGATGACGAGCGCTGCCAAATGTGTTACAGCATAAGGCTTCAGCTTGCCGCAAAATACGCCCTTGACAATAAGTTTGACGCTTACACTACTTCGTTATTGGTAAGCCCTTATCAAAAACATGATTTGATAAAAGAACTGGGGCAAAAAATTGGCCATAATGTCGGCATTCCTTTTTATTACGAGGATTTTAAAACAGGCTATAGGGCAGGGCAGCAAAGGGTCAAAGAACTAGGCTTATATCGCCAAAAATATTGCGGCTGCATTATTTCATATAACAATACCATTTTGAAAAAAGTCCAATAA
- a CDS encoding phosphoribosylformylglycinamidine synthase: MEQIYRIYAQKKHGFDNAAKQLQKELNQQLGLNLQDVKIFLRYDIAGINEDELKKAVNWVLSQPPVDNVYYENLPDLKDYAIFGVEFLPGQYDQRADNAAQCIQLLTQKQKPQIKCANIYAIKGADNNELKKIQNYIINPVESRLCDLEKPETLIYQNTEPKPIKTIDGFIDMDKKALEKFHSQHGFAMSVEDLEVVRQHFKAENRNPNEAELKVIDTYWSDHCRHTTFLTQITDIKINSNNPHLEKAYQKYQELFNKHNIQRKDKYQCLMDIATIAVKELKAQGKLDNLEESDEINACSIKVKANIDGQEEDWIVMFKNETHNHPTEIEPFGGAATCLGGAIRDPLSGRVYVYQAMRITGAADPTAPIEAALQGKLPQRVLTRTAAAGYSSYGNQIGLNAGLVKEIYHPNYVAKRMEAGFIVGAAPAGNIIRKKPEPGDIVVLLGGETGRDGIGGATGSSKAHTADVFETAGAEVQKGNPLLERNIQRLFKNPSVTRLIKKCNDFGAGGVSVAIGELAPGLEIYLDRVPVKYQGLNALELAISESQERMALVIAEQDFETLKHYADLENLDATPVAKVNNSNRMTIYYNGQKVIDIDRNLLNTNGARQYTKVEIEENAKNIFDGQEDIGQFLKDNDYKTAVLKKLSSLNICSQKGLIEMFDSTIGASNPIMPLGGQKQLTPSECMVCKLPAGQNQQTTTATVASWGYNPYLMSQSPFVGAVYSVVLSVMRAISGGADPDSIRLTFQEYFLRLGKDPKRWGIPAAALLGALYAQLGLQMGAIGGKDSMSGTFEDIDVPPTLISFALGLMDCRYNNATNVLKEPNQEIIWLKLKRDSFGMPDFDYINKLIRVLHNNIKSGAINYIQVIENGGAAIAAIKSALSNCLGIHFYSASPEIFDNFAGDCLITVKDLAILEGFDYQKLGVTVLVDTVINNQKITLDEIIQSYTSTLEKVFPTTAEPAQEVKTINYLNEDCPKHSKYTLARPRVFIPIVLGVNGEYDMERAFRSAGAEVVSFLLRTRSPQDIKNSVKEMAKLIKNSQIIAFAGGISSIDETGGSGKFVAAVFQDPILSEAVSELVYDRDGLIIGIGGGFEALLKLGLLPFGKICQPKDDSPSLTTNNINRHVSTIARVRICSAKSPWLAGVQAGDIFGTPISTAEGKFAARMEDLKKMEQNGQIFSQFVDDQGNPSAHAPYNPTGSIWAIEGIISCDGKILGRLGHIERCQSGYKNIDLPMDQKIFESGTRYFK; encoded by the coding sequence ATGGAACAAATTTATCGTATTTATGCGCAAAAAAAACACGGATTTGACAACGCTGCAAAACAGTTGCAAAAAGAATTAAACCAGCAGTTAGGTCTTAACTTGCAAGACGTTAAGATTTTTTTGCGTTATGACATCGCGGGCATAAATGAAGACGAGTTAAAAAAGGCGGTTAATTGGGTTTTATCCCAGCCGCCTGTTGATAATGTATATTACGAGAATTTGCCCGATTTAAAAGATTACGCAATCTTTGGGGTTGAGTTTTTACCGGGACAATACGACCAAAGGGCCGATAACGCCGCACAATGCATACAGCTATTAACCCAAAAACAAAAACCGCAAATCAAATGCGCCAATATTTACGCGATAAAGGGCGCGGATAATAACGAATTGAAAAAAATTCAAAATTATATAATCAATCCCGTTGAATCAAGGCTTTGCGATTTGGAAAAGCCCGAGACATTGATTTATCAAAATACCGAGCCAAAACCCATTAAGACAATAGACGGCTTTATTGACATGGACAAAAAGGCTTTGGAAAAGTTCCATTCCCAACACGGCTTTGCTATGAGCGTGGAAGATTTGGAAGTGGTCCGCCAGCATTTTAAAGCCGAAAACCGCAATCCCAACGAAGCCGAGCTAAAAGTTATTGACACATATTGGTCCGACCATTGCAGACATACCACATTTTTGACCCAAATAACCGATATCAAAATAAACAGCAATAACCCGCATCTTGAAAAGGCTTACCAAAAATATCAAGAATTGTTCAACAAACACAACATCCAACGGAAAGATAAATATCAATGCCTTATGGACATAGCGACAATAGCCGTAAAAGAACTAAAAGCCCAAGGCAAGCTTGACAACCTGGAAGAGTCCGACGAAATCAACGCTTGCTCAATCAAGGTCAAAGCCAATATAGACGGGCAAGAAGAAGATTGGATTGTTATGTTCAAAAACGAAACCCATAACCATCCGACCGAGATAGAGCCTTTTGGCGGAGCGGCCACTTGCTTGGGCGGCGCTATTAGAGACCCTCTAAGCGGCAGGGTTTATGTTTATCAAGCGATGCGCATAACGGGCGCCGCCGATCCGACCGCGCCCATAGAAGCTGCGCTTCAAGGCAAACTGCCCCAAAGAGTTCTCACTCGCACAGCGGCGGCGGGCTATTCGTCTTATGGCAATCAAATAGGGCTTAACGCGGGCTTGGTCAAAGAAATATATCATCCTAATTATGTAGCCAAAAGAATGGAAGCGGGATTTATAGTGGGCGCCGCGCCGGCTGGCAATATAATAAGGAAAAAGCCCGAGCCCGGCGATATAGTGGTATTGCTTGGCGGCGAGACGGGCAGGGACGGCATAGGCGGAGCGACAGGCTCGTCCAAAGCTCATACCGCCGATGTTTTTGAAACGGCGGGCGCCGAGGTCCAAAAAGGTAATCCGTTATTGGAAAGAAACATCCAAAGGCTGTTCAAGAATCCGTCCGTTACAAGATTAATCAAAAAATGCAACGACTTTGGAGCGGGCGGCGTGTCTGTGGCGATAGGCGAATTGGCGCCCGGCTTAGAAATTTATCTGGACCGCGTTCCCGTAAAATACCAAGGTCTTAACGCGCTGGAGCTTGCTATTTCGGAATCCCAAGAGCGAATGGCGCTTGTTATAGCCGAGCAAGATTTTGAGACTCTAAAGCATTACGCCGATTTGGAAAACTTAGATGCGACGCCTGTCGCCAAAGTCAATAACAGCAATAGAATGACTATATATTATAACGGGCAAAAGGTCATAGACATAGACCGCAATCTTTTGAACACCAACGGCGCAAGGCAATATACAAAGGTTGAGATAGAAGAAAACGCAAAAAATATATTTGACGGGCAAGAAGATATCGGCCAATTTTTAAAAGACAACGACTATAAGACGGCGGTTTTGAAAAAATTATCCTCTCTTAATATTTGTTCGCAAAAAGGGCTGATTGAAATGTTTGACTCTACGATAGGCGCGTCAAACCCGATTATGCCGCTTGGCGGTCAAAAACAATTGACCCCGTCCGAATGCATGGTTTGCAAATTGCCCGCAGGCCAAAATCAACAAACAACGACAGCGACCGTCGCTTCATGGGGCTATAATCCGTATTTGATGTCCCAAAGCCCGTTTGTGGGCGCCGTATATTCGGTCGTTTTGAGCGTAATGCGCGCGATAAGCGGCGGCGCCGACCCTGATTCAATCAGGCTTACTTTTCAGGAGTATTTTTTAAGATTGGGCAAAGACCCAAAACGCTGGGGAATACCAGCTGCGGCGTTGCTTGGCGCGTTATACGCCCAATTAGGTCTTCAAATGGGAGCGATAGGCGGCAAAGACTCAATGAGCGGCACTTTTGAAGATATTGACGTTCCGCCTACGCTTATATCATTCGCTTTGGGACTTATGGACTGCCGATATAACAATGCAACCAATGTTTTGAAAGAGCCCAACCAAGAAATCATTTGGCTAAAGCTAAAAAGGGATAGCTTTGGAATGCCCGATTTTGATTATATTAATAAGCTTATAAGAGTATTGCATAACAATATCAAATCAGGCGCTATCAATTATATCCAAGTCATAGAAAACGGCGGGGCGGCTATCGCGGCTATTAAGTCCGCGTTATCCAATTGTTTAGGAATTCATTTTTATAGCGCTTCGCCTGAGATTTTTGACAATTTTGCGGGAGACTGCTTGATAACGGTCAAAGATTTGGCGATTTTGGAAGGCTTTGATTACCAAAAGTTAGGCGTTACGGTTTTGGTCGACACTGTTATCAATAACCAAAAAATAACCTTGGACGAGATTATTCAAAGTTATACATCTACTTTGGAAAAAGTCTTTCCTACAACGGCCGAGCCCGCACAAGAAGTTAAGACTATTAATTATCTTAATGAAGACTGTCCAAAACACAGCAAATATACTTTGGCGCGCCCGCGCGTCTTTATACCTATCGTTTTGGGCGTAAACGGCGAATACGATATGGAACGCGCGTTTAGGTCAGCCGGCGCCGAAGTTGTTTCATTTCTGTTGAGAACCCGCTCGCCTCAAGATATAAAAAATTCTGTCAAAGAAATGGCAAAACTTATCAAAAACAGTCAAATCATAGCTTTCGCGGGCGGCATCTCAAGCATAGACGAGACGGGCGGCTCGGGCAAATTTGTTGCCGCGGTTTTCCAAGACCCTATCTTAAGCGAGGCTGTAAGCGAACTGGTTTATGACCGCGACGGGCTTATAATAGGCATAGGCGGCGGTTTTGAGGCGTTATTGAAGCTGGGACTTTTGCCGTTTGGTAAGATTTGCCAGCCTAAAGACGATAGCCCGAGTTTGACAACCAACAACATCAACCGTCATGTGTCTACTATAGCAAGGGTAAGAATATGTTCTGCAAAATCGCCTTGGCTGGCGGGCGTTCAAGCGGGAGACATCTTTGGAACGCCGATATCTACCGCCGAAGGCAAATTTGCCGCTAGAATGGAGGACTTGAAGAAAATGGAACAAAACGGGCAGATTTTTAGCCAATTTGTAGACGATCAAGGCAACCCAAGCGCGCACGCGCCTTACAATCCCACGGGGTCAATTTGGGCGATAGAAGGAATTATAAGCTGCGACGGAAAAATATTGGGCAGGCTGGGCCATATAGAACGCTGCCAGTCGGGATATAAAAATATTGATTTGCCTATGGACCAAAAAATCTTTGAATCGGGGACGCGATATTTTAAATGA
- a CDS encoding signal peptidase I, translating to MKNKQAKSKIKSILDAFSVVGYILLMCVILALCYFIISSKISNKVPIFGNYSFLKVMSGSMESAISKNEVVLVKKTSIDKIKESDVISYYHTINDGENRKEIVITHRVTKIIKDPQTNAVIAFKTKGDANSVEDPWDVDIKNVIGVVDFGHPAIVKVLSFISDPVGIVVLVIFPLSMILISDFVSLFKVVKQKDDEIYDDYFDEELGFDDIDDEFESFDYGDNDYFEEGYYVDDDYLDYYSDDD from the coding sequence ATGAAAAACAAGCAAGCAAAATCTAAAATCAAAAGTATCCTTGATGCTTTTTCTGTCGTGGGCTATATACTTTTGATGTGCGTAATCTTAGCGCTTTGTTATTTCATAATAAGTAGCAAAATTAGCAATAAGGTTCCTATTTTCGGCAATTATTCGTTTTTGAAAGTTATGTCCGGGAGTATGGAATCAGCTATATCCAAAAATGAAGTTGTGCTAGTAAAAAAAACTTCAATTGACAAAATAAAAGAATCCGATGTCATTTCGTACTACCATACGATAAATGACGGCGAAAATAGAAAAGAAATAGTTATAACGCATAGGGTTACTAAAATCATAAAAGACCCTCAAACGAATGCCGTTATAGCATTTAAGACTAAGGGGGATGCCAATTCAGTAGAAGACCCGTGGGATGTGGATATCAAAAATGTGATTGGCGTAGTGGACTTTGGACATCCTGCTATCGTAAAAGTCTTGAGTTTTATAAGCGACCCTGTGGGTATTGTTGTTTTGGTTATTTTTCCCTTAAGTATGATTTTGATATCGGATTTTGTAAGCTTATTCAAGGTAGTCAAGCAAAAAGACGATGAAATATATGACGACTATTTTGACGAAGAATTGGGATTTGACGATATTGACGATGAGTTTGAGAGCTTTGACTATGGGGACAATGACTACTTTGAAGAAGGATATTATGTTGATGACGATTATTTGGATTATTATAGCGATGACGATTAA